One genomic region from Lentimicrobium sp. L6 encodes:
- the cysN gene encoding sulfate adenylyltransferase subunit CysN translates to MATEKLNIKEFLDQDQKKDLLRLLTAGSVDDGKSTLIGRLLFDSKKLYEDQLAALERDSKREGHAGEEIDYALLLDGLKAEREQGITIDVAYRYFSTSKRKFIIADTPGHEQYTRNMITGGSTANLAILLADARKGVITQTKRHTFLASLLGIKHVVLCVNKMDLVDFSEERFNEICQEYKDFTTTLDIPDITFIPVSALKGDNVVDLSERTPWYHGKSLLEHLEGVHVASDRNFEDLRFPVQYVIRPTLDYRGFAGKVASGVLKVGQEVMALPSGKKSKVQSILTSDGPVQQAFPPQSASFTLEDEIDISRGEMVVYPHNQPKVERHFETMLVWMDEKPMDPYTQFYIKHNTHATKARIDQIRYKVDVNTLERSEIDRFELNEIGRVVMTTTKPLLFDPYQKNRQTGSFILIDPVSHNTVAVGMIIDKVSSDRLPSRITDQEKEHIVKSGSLINKLEREKRYGQKGATIWFTGLHGSGKNQLAYSLEKELFAQGKTVVLFDGKSVRSGLSRELDFSPADSAEHLRRVAHMCRMLNEQGIITICSFISPDQEVRKQVAEIINTKSDSESNNFHLIYMKADLDFCKKNDKYGIYQQAEDGEVKYMPGIDRDYQTPTNPNLIIEAKEDFTVEEILSYLQLEKVLFE, encoded by the coding sequence ATGGCAACAGAAAAACTAAACATAAAAGAATTCCTAGATCAGGATCAAAAGAAAGACTTACTAAGACTATTAACAGCAGGTTCTGTGGATGATGGAAAATCAACACTCATCGGCCGTTTATTATTCGACAGTAAGAAATTATACGAAGATCAATTAGCAGCGCTGGAGCGCGATAGCAAAAGAGAAGGCCATGCTGGAGAAGAAATCGATTATGCTCTCCTACTCGACGGACTAAAAGCGGAACGCGAACAAGGCATCACCATTGATGTAGCCTACCGCTATTTCTCTACCAGCAAACGAAAGTTTATCATTGCCGATACTCCTGGTCACGAGCAATATACACGTAATATGATCACCGGAGGCTCTACCGCCAATCTGGCCATCCTCCTTGCCGATGCCCGTAAAGGGGTCATCACCCAAACCAAACGCCATACTTTCTTGGCTTCCTTATTGGGAATCAAACATGTGGTTTTATGTGTTAATAAAATGGACTTGGTTGATTTCTCTGAGGAGCGCTTCAACGAAATCTGTCAAGAATATAAAGACTTCACTACTACTCTTGATATACCAGATATTACCTTTATCCCAGTATCTGCTCTAAAGGGCGATAATGTGGTGGATTTATCTGAGCGTACCCCTTGGTATCATGGTAAAAGCCTCTTAGAACATTTAGAAGGTGTGCATGTAGCCAGCGATAGAAACTTCGAAGACTTGCGTTTCCCTGTTCAATATGTCATTCGACCTACCTTAGATTATAGAGGGTTTGCAGGAAAAGTAGCTTCTGGCGTTTTAAAAGTCGGACAAGAAGTGATGGCGCTACCTTCCGGAAAGAAATCGAAAGTGCAAAGCATTCTAACTTCCGATGGACCTGTGCAACAAGCCTTCCCTCCTCAATCAGCTTCTTTTACCTTGGAGGATGAGATTGATATCTCCAGAGGAGAAATGGTGGTTTACCCGCATAATCAGCCCAAAGTAGAAAGACATTTTGAGACTATGCTGGTATGGATGGACGAGAAACCTATGGACCCCTATACTCAATTCTATATCAAACATAATACCCATGCCACCAAAGCTCGTATCGATCAGATTCGTTATAAAGTGGATGTGAATACCTTAGAGAGAAGTGAAATCGATCGCTTTGAGCTCAATGAGATAGGAAGAGTAGTGATGACCACAACCAAACCTTTATTATTCGATCCTTATCAAAAGAACCGTCAGACAGGCTCCTTCATCCTCATCGATCCTGTTTCTCATAATACAGTGGCTGTTGGGATGATCATCGACAAGGTAAGCTCCGACAGACTCCCCAGTAGAATCACCGATCAAGAGAAAGAACACATTGTAAAATCGGGAAGCCTAATTAATAAGCTAGAAAGAGAAAAGAGATATGGTCAAAAAGGAGCTACGATCTGGTTCACCGGATTGCATGGCTCTGGAAAGAATCAATTAGCTTACTCACTAGAAAAAGAATTATTCGCCCAAGGAAAAACCGTAGTTCTCTTCGATGGTAAATCCGTAAGAAGTGGGCTGTCAAGAGAGCTGGATTTCAGTCCGGCCGATAGTGCCGAACACCTCCGAAGAGTAGCACATATGTGCCGTATGCTCAACGAACAAGGTATCATCACCATCTGTTCTTTCATTTCTCCAGACCAAGAAGTGAGAAAGCAAGTAGCTGAGATTATTAATACAAAGTCTGATTCAGAGTCTAATAACTTCCACTTAATCTACATGAAAGCCGACTTAGACTTCTGTAAGAAAAACGATAAATACGGAATCTATCAGCAAGCAGAAGATGGCGAAGTAAAATATATGCCCGGCATTGATAGAGATTATCAAACCCCAACAAATCCAAACCTTATCATAGAAGCAAAGGAAGATTTTACTGTAGAAGAAATCTTGAGCTACCTTCAACTTGAGAAGGTTCTTTTTGAGTAG
- the cysQ gene encoding 3'(2'),5'-bisphosphate nucleotidase CysQ — translation MITAKIQHQVINAISKAGKAILDIYESGDFGVEMKSDHSPLTLADKAAHDIIMEVLSKTEEPVLSEEGSSIPYSKRKDWKAFWLVDPLDGTKEFIKKNGEFTINVAYIERGRARTGFVFAPVLEDFYLGINEQMAFKFKLKPGENFKELPATAKVLKVKPEEQNMILVGSRSHFNKETEDYIEALKATGKKVQFISKGSSLKLCMVAEGSAHLYPRFGPTMEWDTAAAHAIVSAAGGTVKTPEGLELHYNKEDLLNPYFIVKR, via the coding sequence ATGATAACAGCAAAAATACAGCATCAAGTCATCAACGCTATTTCTAAAGCAGGAAAAGCCATACTAGACATCTACGAGAGTGGTGACTTCGGAGTAGAGATGAAATCAGATCATTCTCCTCTAACTCTAGCCGATAAGGCAGCACATGATATCATCATGGAAGTATTAAGTAAAACAGAAGAACCTGTCCTAAGTGAAGAAGGAAGTAGCATTCCTTATTCTAAAAGAAAAGATTGGAAAGCATTCTGGTTGGTAGATCCATTAGATGGCACCAAGGAATTCATCAAAAAGAATGGAGAATTTACCATTAATGTAGCCTATATAGAAAGAGGAAGAGCCCGAACAGGCTTTGTATTTGCTCCAGTGCTAGAGGATTTCTACCTCGGCATCAACGAGCAAATGGCTTTTAAATTCAAGCTTAAACCAGGCGAAAACTTCAAAGAACTGCCAGCCACTGCCAAAGTGTTAAAGGTAAAGCCTGAAGAACAAAATATGATATTGGTAGGAAGTCGTTCTCACTTCAACAAAGAAACAGAAGACTATATTGAAGCTTTAAAGGCAACAGGTAAAAAGGTGCAATTTATCAGCAAAGGAAGTAGCCTAAAGCTATGCATGGTAGCAGAAGGCAGCGCACACCTCTATCCTCGATTTGGCCCAACCATGGAATGGGATACCGCAGCAGCACATGCCATAGTCTCTGCCGCCGGAGGAACAGTTAAAACCCCAGAGGGACTGGAATTGCATTATAATAAGGAGGATTTGCTGAATCCTTATTTTATTGTGAAAAGATAA